The genome window CGAGGAACAGCTGCACGGTCGATTCCGTGGCGTCGCTCGGATCGCGGCTCGACTTCCAGTAGTTGGCCGCCGGATTCTCGAACGTGTTGCCGCGGGCGGTCAGAAGCTCCTTGGCGAACTCGTCGAAGGGCTGGTCTTCGAGCGTGCTCTGGTAGAGCCAGCGGTTGAACTTGGCGACGCCCGTCGGCGTCAGCTTTCCGCTGTTGGCCCGCAGGACGTCAGCCAGCTTCATCGTCCAGAACGATGCATAGTCAGAGGAATCGAGGAGCTGGTCGACCAGCCGGACCCGCTTCTCCGGAGTGATGTCGTTGAGGAACGCCTGGGTCTCCTCAAGCGTCGGCAGGCGGCCGGCGACATCGAGGTAGGCCCGGCGAAGGAACTCGTCGTCGCTGCACAGGCCCGAGGGAAGGATCTGAAGCTGCTGAAGCTTGTCGTTGACCAGCTTGTCGATGAAGTTGAATTCCGGAGGATTGTTCCAGGCGAAGCCGGGGGTCGGTTCGAGGAACGACATCTCGGCGGTGTCCATCTTGTCGAGATAGCGGGCGAGGATCGCCGCCTCCCCCTTGCCGGTCTTCTCGACGAGGCCCGCCTCCGAAACCTTCGCCACCGCTTCAGCCGACGAGCTGAAGACGGTCAGCGCGGTCAGGTCCCGCGCGGTCCCATCGCTGAAATAGCCGGTAACGAACACCTGCTGCCGCTTGCCGGTTTCCTGGAAGACCCGCTTCTTCGGATAGATCTCAATCCGGTCGAGACGCGGCTCGGTCTCCGGATCGAGGGGCATCCCTCCGGCAATCCAGCCCCGCAGGACGGTGTGGGACGCGTCCCCTTTCATGAGCCGCCGGCCCCCACCGTGGGCGACTTCCATCAGCCCCTTCTTGAGGATCAGGGAGGTGTCGGGCTCCATGACGTTCGTCCGGCGTCCGAAGGTCTCGGACCGGAGAGTCACCATGTCGAGCGGCGGATCGTAGCCGCGGAGCGAAAGCCGGAAGCCAGCCTTGCCGGAGGGGGACCCGTGGCAGGCCCCCATGTTGCAACCCGCCTTCGTCAGAGCGGCGAGCGTTTCGAACTCGAAGCTGATCGGATCGGGCGTCCCGAACTGGGCGACGGTCACTTCCGCCGTCGCGTTTTTGTCGCCGATCTTGGCGGTCACGGTGGCGGTGCCGTCGGCGACGGGAAACGCCTTCCCCTTTTCAATCCGAACGACTGCCGGATTGGACGATTCCAAGACCGCCGCCGCCGTTTCGTCGCGAGGTTCCGCCGCCCCGTAGGCTCCCGTCACAACGAGCTGCTGCTGCGAGCGCGGCCCGGTGAGCGTGAACTTCGCCGGGGCCAGTTCCAACGCGGTCGGGGCCGACTGCTGAGCAGTGGCCACCGTGCTCACGAGGAAAAGAACGCCGGCGAGGAAGGGCGGGAGTCTCAGCATGGCGGGGTCTTTCGGGGGTGGGGGACGAACGGAATGCCGCGCGCGACAACCCATCAGTCGTACTGCATGTTATCGCAAACCGCCGATGCGACTCGCAACCGCAAGCCGGACTTTTCTTTGAGAACGCCGGGAGGTTCTCTAAACGGTCGCGGTATCCCCAGAAAACAAACCTCGCGATCGGTAAACGAAAAGAGCCGGACCGCAGTCTCTGCGATCCGGCTCTGAGAGGTCCAACGCGCCCGATGGGCGGCTTGGCCGATCGAAAACTAGTTCAGGATCGAACCGGTGTCCTTGACGAGCTTGCTGACGGTGGCGCTGTCGAGCTTGCCAGCCTTGTAGGTCTCGTTGATCTTGAGTTCGCCGTTGACCCACATCATGACGGTGGTGTCGGCTTCCTTGGCGATCTTGTAGCCTTCCGGACCGGCCTGGCCGTCGAAGGTCGTCAGCGGCGTGTGCTTGATGCCGGTCGAGTCAGCGGCCTTCTTCAGCGAGCCTGCGGCTTCTTCCGGCTTGTCCGAAAGGAGAACCACGAAGGCAGCCATGCTCTTGTCCTGGTTCGCGCCGACGACGCCGTCGACCTGCTTGACCAGCGAGGCAACCTGATCGTCCATCTGACGCGAGAAGATCGTCACGACCGGGCGGCTTCCGTACTTGCAGCGGTAGCAGAGCTTCTTGCCGGCTTCGGGACCGGTCACGTCGGTCACGTAGAACGCGCCGACCTTCGAACCAACTTCGAGGCATTCCGCCTTGTCGGCGGCCTGGGCGAAGTAGGACACCGAGACCAGGGCCGCGGCGGCCAACGCAATCATCTTCTTCATTCCGTGTTCTCCCGTTCGAAACGTGAATACCGCCTGGACTCCGCCGTCGCAGGCCACCATCCATCGACGAATGTTAGTGGGTGGGTTGCGGAGTGGCGAGGCAAAACCGACGAATCATTTAGACAGTCTTCATCTTAGGCATCCCGCATGCCCTGCGCCCGTGATCTTGAGAAGCGCGCTATGCGCATGGTTTTTCGCGTGGAGCCGATCGAGCGGTACGACGTCGACCCTGTCAGATCGACAACAGCCAAGGCAGTTTTGACAACAGAAAGGAGTGTCCCGCGACGCCAAGGTCTCGGCCCCATCGGACCGCAATGCACCCGCAATCCGCCCAACTCGCCACAGCCGATCAGGCGAACTCTGAGGCACCGGCCCCTGTCTACTCTGAAAGTTCGGAGTGCGATGCAATGGTACGCTTTACCCCACTCGCCCGTCTCTACCACAATGGTCCACTTGCCGCGCCGGGTTCCGCGATCGGTCGGCTTACGGGTGGCGCGGGAACTGAAGATCGGGAAGCGATGGCATCACGGAAGTCAACGGGCCTGGAGAACTTGACGGCGGAGGATCTGGCCTCTGTCCGGGAGCTCCTGGGGCACCTGAATTTTTCCGGAGGAAAGCGGGACGCCACCTTCCTGAAACGGCTCAACTGGCTCTGGTCCCTCCTGCCGGCCGAAGGGCGGGCCGAGACCCTGCGGACATTCCTCCAGGCCCAGCTCGAAGTGGTCCAGGGAACCTCCCCGGCGTTCCAGGACACGCAGCAGGCCAAGGCCGTCATCGACCTGACACTCACGACGTTTCTCGCCGCCTACCGCGGACACCACTCCGATCTCCTGTTCCACCTGACACCGGCGGACTTCGAGCAGCCGTTCCTGATCGGAGCCTTCTTTGAGGCGGTTCTGCTCCAGGGAGCACCGTGGGACGACGTCCCGCGGATCGTCAGCGGCGCGCTGAAATACGTGAACGACTTCGTCGGCTACCGGCCGGTGGCGATCCTCGAAAATAACCGCAAGATGGAGGTCTACGACCACGAGCGGTTCCGTCCCGTCCCGATCTACATCGACGGTGTCGGTGTCGCCTCCGGGGTCTATCGCGAGCTGATCGACGCCACGCTGAGCTTCCTCAAGGAGGCGCCGGCCGACATTCTCGAAGACGCCTATTTCCGTCTGCCCCAGATGGAGGAGCTGGCGGTCGACGTCCGGGCCCATGACCACCTCCACCCCGCCAACAAGCGGACGAACTACATGTTCGGCGAGTGGGATCCGGATCGCGTCGACGTGAAGGGGCACTACCGCCGGTTCATCCTCCGCAAGGTGATCCTCGACGCGCTCCTGGTTTGGATTGACGATCCGAAGGTCCGCACGAGCCGCGAAGAGCGGCTGTTCGATGCCGCCGCGGCCCTCTGCGGCACGATGCTGATGGCCTCGTCGATCAGCGGCGACGGACCGAACACGCACGACTCGAACTCCACGCTCACGTCGCTTCTGCCGGTCGTCGCCCGCCGCCGCGATGCCTTCTACGCGCGGCTCATGCAGCAAGTGACCGGAGCCCGGCTCAAGCGGCTCCGCAAGGAAGAGGAACGGACGCAGCAGCCGTTCGGGCACGTCCGGCAGTTCCTCAACATGCACCTCGCCGGCTACGGCGCCCGGCAGATCCAGCACCGCGAGCTGGCCTACATCGAGGCCCGGCTCGGCTATCCCGAAGCGAGCGCCAAGCAGGCGGCGGCGATCCCCGCCGCGTCGATCCGTTTCGAGTGCGACATCCAGTCCCGGATCACGACCGCGCAGCTCCTCCTCGCCCGCGGGGAACTGGAGCGAGCCGCGGCTCTTGTCCTCGAACTGGAAGACTTGATCCACCGCGGCATCGACTGCGGGGCCCTCGTCGACCCGTGGAACATCCTCGGTTTCCAGGGGCAGTTTCCGCTCTTCCACACGCGGGAAGACGTCATCCCGGACAACCGCGTCGAGACCCTGCTGGAGCTCCTCGAAGGGGTCTTCGGTACGTTCTCCAAGGCGGTCAGTGAAGCGGCCGCGCAGGGGAACGGCCCCCTCCGCGAAAAGCTCTCCGCGGCGTTCCGGCATCTGACCGACTGGTGGGACCAGTTCGCCAGCTACGTCATCGAGGACCTGCCCCAGGTCCGCGGCCACGAGAGCTGGGAGTCGGCCAACCGCGTGGCGGAAGTCCTGAAGGAGTGGCGGGCCGCCGGCGAAGCGGCCGGCGACATCGGGTTCTGGCGGGAGAAGCTGGAACAGTTCGAATCGGCCCAGGCCTACGCGCTCGTCGTCGAAGCCCTGCTGGCGAAGAAGGACCACGTCGCCTCGATGGCCCTGCTGATGCAGTGGCTCAGCCAGGTCGAGCAGGCGGGTGTCGAGTCCACGCGGCACTCGATCTACTCGTCGCTGATCCAGTGGATGAAGTCGGTTACCTCCCGCGACGCCGCCGAGATGCCCGCCACGGAACGGGCGGCGGTCCTGCGGCGGATGTTCGCCTTCCTGGAATCGAACGCTGACGAATACTGGATCGTCCCCCGCATGGAGCGGGCGATCCAGCGGGCGCAGGACAAGAACCGCCCGCAGAACCGTCCCGCCAACGAGCCACCCCCGCAATCCGACGACGATGACGAAGACAACGTCTTCAGCGCCGCCTACGACGAGGTGACGTTCCGCGACAGTGCCGACGACGGTAACTGGGGGGATACGCTCGAAAACGACTTCGGCTTCCGGAACACCGAGTTCGAGCTCATCAACCGGGAGATGGAGCCGCGGCTCAAGTTCCTGAACGCCGTGGCCCAGCTGTGGCAGATGGCGGCGGTCTGCCTCGTCGCAGACGCCCATCGCGACGGCGGTCCGGACCTCAAGTTCGACGACGCGACGCTCGCCACGATCCGCGAGTGGCACCACCAGACGCAGCGGTGGCAGATCGACCTGGCGGAGCTAATGGAGGGGGTCTGGGATCACGAGATCGCGACCCCGTCGGGCGAGCACGACGCCAACGTCGAATACGACATCCAGCTGCAGGTCAAGTTCTATCTGCTGCACCAGATCATCGCGACGCTCATCTGCCTGCGGAACGGCGAGCGGCTGCTGGCCGGCTGCCTCCCGCTCAAGCCGGATGCCCCCGCCCGGC of Planctomyces sp. SH-PL14 contains these proteins:
- a CDS encoding DUF1549 and DUF1553 domain-containing protein, with protein sequence MLRLPPFLAGVLFLVSTVATAQQSAPTALELAPAKFTLTGPRSQQQLVVTGAYGAAEPRDETAAAVLESSNPAVVRIEKGKAFPVADGTATVTAKIGDKNATAEVTVAQFGTPDPISFEFETLAALTKAGCNMGACHGSPSGKAGFRLSLRGYDPPLDMVTLRSETFGRRTNVMEPDTSLILKKGLMEVAHGGGRRLMKGDASHTVLRGWIAGGMPLDPETEPRLDRIEIYPKKRVFQETGKRQQVFVTGYFSDGTARDLTALTVFSSSAEAVAKVSEAGLVEKTGKGEAAILARYLDKMDTAEMSFLEPTPGFAWNNPPEFNFIDKLVNDKLQQLQILPSGLCSDDEFLRRAYLDVAGRLPTLEETQAFLNDITPEKRVRLVDQLLDSSDYASFWTMKLADVLRANSGKLTPTGVAKFNRWLYQSTLEDQPFDEFAKELLTARGNTFENPAANYWKSSRDPSDATESTVQLFLGIRIQCAKCHNHPFERWSQDNYYGIGAAFVRVGRKQSADKQEEIIFTSTGGEVTQPRTNKQMKVHLLLKGDVDVPADQDRRVVFADWLASADNPFFAKAAANRIWGHLLGRGIVDPVDDFRDSNPPSNAQLLDELSKQFAQNKFSRKWLIRTIMLSHTYQRSSRTNDFNKTDDIYFSHATTRMLTAEQLLDAICAVTAVPETFPNMPAGTRATELAEPPSDNYFLKIFGQPQREMVCECERSSDSNLSQALQMINGPTVHNKLRADNGRINQLIAAQKPDDEIISTLYMSGVCRTPTTDELKTAKAHIAASGEANRRQALEDIGWAILNSKEFLFQH